Genomic DNA from Candidatus Methylomirabilota bacterium:
GGAAGGCCTCGCCCCCGTGATCGTCCAGCACATCGGCGAGACCATCCGCCGGCTCAAGGCCGAAGGATTCACGATTCTGCTCGTGGAGCAGAACTTCCGCTTCGCCTCGCGCGTCGCGGACCGGCACTACGTCATGGAGCATGGCCGCGTCGTCGACATGCTCGCGAACGCCGATCTCGATCGGCACATGGACAAGCTGCACGACTACCTCGGCGTGTAGCGCCACCCCAACCAAGGAGACCCCGATGTTGATCCGACGCTTCGTCATGGTGACCGCGGCGCTCGCCGCGGCCGCGGCCTTCGGCGGGATCACCGCCGTGCCCGCGCAGACCCCGATCTCGGACGGGATCATCAAGATCGGCGTGCTGAACGACCAGTCGAGCCTCTACGCGGACCTCGGCGGCCAGGGCTCGGTCGTCGCCGCGAAGATGGCGGTCGAGGACTTCGGCGCCGAGAAGAAGGGCATGAAGGTCGAGGTCATCTTCGCCGACCATCAGAACAAGCCCGACGTCGGCTCCCAGATCGCGCGCCAGTGGTACGACGCCGAGAAGGTGGACATGATCCTCGACGTCCCGAACTCGGGCGTCGCGCTCGCCGTCAACCAGATCACGCGCGACAAGAAGCGGGCGATGGTCATCTCGTCGGCGGCCTCGTCGGACCTGACCGGCAAGGCGTGCTCGCCGAACACCGTGCACTGGACGTACGACACGTGGGCCCTCGCCAACGGCACCGGCAACGCCCTCGTCAAGCAGGGGGCCGACACCTGGTTCT
This window encodes:
- a CDS encoding ABC transporter ATP-binding protein, whose translation is EGLAPVIVQHIGETIRRLKAEGFTILLVEQNFRFASRVADRHYVMEHGRVVDMLANADLDRHMDKLHDYLGV